The DNA sequence AATTTAAAATCTATATTATCAAAAAGTTCAAAGAACAAACTAAGGAAGCAAATTCTGCAAGCAGAAAGAGCATATCCTATAGGCCATGAATCACCAAAAGAACTTTTAATGAAGTGTAGGGAAATGCAAGCTCACCTCACAAGCTCTCTAAGGAACACCTCCTTGTGGCTGTATAGACTATGAACTATCAAATCCATAAGCCGAGACACCTGCAAATAGTTTCCAACTCTTCAACTTTCAGTTCCAAAACTCATACACCAAAAACCGAAGCCTCGCGATAACGAATATGAAAACAACAAGCATTTATTATTCTCATTTTCTGTCGAAAACAATGGCAAAGACCCATAATTTAAAGCACAGGAATCCATTTTCATTgcaaataaatagtaaaatacATAAACTTCTACAAATTTTGGAAATCGCAGAGCTCAATTGAGAAACAACACAAAAGACCCAAAATTTAAAGAAACGGAGAGAAACCCACCTCGGCCTGGTACTCGAATCTCTCACCGGGGGCATCGGTGGCCTCCTCCTTCTCGGCAACCGCCGCGTCGCAGCGGACGGACACTCGTCTGTTCCTGCTCTCAACCTTCCACTTCAATCCGCCGCACGATAAGCCCTTTCGGAGCCCATTCTGCGGCACAAAAGCGCTTCTGAGGCTCAAGGCCCTGCTGGGGTTTCTGAGCGCGAATGGAGACGAAGAAGGAAGCGAAGCCAGAGAAGCAGTTGCCATGCTTCTGCTCAGAACTGGAGCCATCCCTAAACCTAACAGAAGTAGTTGCGTTGGGGATGAGGCGATGATTCCGTTGTGCCAAACACAGAGTGTAAAAACCCTTTCGTGAGCTGCGAGGGTTTATCAGGTTTTAAGTAGGGTAGGGTGGAGTGTTCTAGAAATTACAAAACTTGGGGGTTTTCAGTTTTGTTTGGACTCGGAGCTTCCTTCTGTGGAATTTGTGAGGCCCAGATTCCTTCTGCCATTTCACCTTCAACCTTATCCTcttcattttccatttttcttttctaattttaGCAATAAAATTGAATTAACTTGCCGGTCGTATGGTAACTAGTCGACTTTGTGTTATATTTAAAGTTAAATACGTTTTAAATTTGGCTCACATCGATTAACTATTAAAAATATGAACAGAATTAAAATTGAATTAACTTGACGAAACTGTCCCAGCAAATAATGTTAACAAATCGAGCTATTAATCGCTTGTTCGATTGTATTAGCCATTAAGTACCCATTTAAGTTCAATCTTTGGTTTATATGCTTTGCTTCTATTGTCTTTTGGCAATTCTCTCCCTCCTTTTGCCAACTCAACTATATCAACCAAGACAATCTGAAACACAGCTACAACTGACGTTACATTCCAACATGGTGAATGTATAATTTAGCTTTTGCAATGAAACATTCAATAAACTCAGAAGGAAAAACCCCGCAACATATTTTAAGATCATAAATCACAAGAGACCGAGACGGCCTCGAGGGTCAAGTTTGGCGTCTAGGATTGGATTGAATTGGATCGGATCGGATCAGAAAGAAAAACCCCGCGAGGAGTGGCGCTGCATTGAGCTATTACAAGTTGATAAGATATATGGGGCAAAAATGCATTCCCTTGAGCCAAACATTCCATCAACCAAACATGTACTGGTCTATAAACAAATTGCAATCCAAGGTACGAGAGCACTCAAGCCTCTAAAGCGGCCTGCTTCAGACAATCTACGTTACATAATCCAACTGACCTCACCATATCTCCCAATCTGCCACCATTGATTTTAAGCCGGCGTTAGCGAAAACTGAAAACGAAATggctaaaacataaattatatcAATGATCAACTCACCGGTCGAAGCTATTTCTAGCTCTCTCCGACTGATCTATGCTGCTCCTTGCCTTTCCAGACCGATCTGTGCTCCTTCTtgacttctctctcttctcagtACTCGTTCTTGATCTCTCTTTACTGTCTGTGCTGAGCCTGGACTTGTCTCGCTGCCCCGTGCTGGACCTAGACTTGTCTCTCAAGTCAGTGCTTGATCTTGCCTTGTCCTTGTTGTCTTCGGTCTTCAGAGGAGACTCCGATTGATCTGCACTCTGTTCGGTTGAATTTCGAAGACGGGGTAGTTTCTCTATGGCAGATATGAACTTCCTGAGATGCCTCAAGTACTCTGGATAGAGTTCCAAGTTACAATGGTTGCCTCCTTTGAGCCACAAGGGTTCATATTTCTCTTTGCAAAGCTCCCACAGCTGTTTTCCATGCGAGAAATCCACAACTTCATCTTCAGTTCCCTATAAAAGTTGAACAAAGGAGTTTGGGATTATTCCAAGAAATGTGGTAGGATTAGAAAATTCAAAGACCACAGTCAAAACGTAAATTCTTTGTGCATGATGTCTGttctttattaaaatattaccgTCCATTTTACGAGGAATGAATAGATGAAGACTTAGATGAATTACCAAAAGGTCCTTACCAAAACTGCAACTGTTGAATTGCAAAGAAATGTGGTAGGATCAAAGTATTCCAAGAATTAATATATGAAGACTTACATGAATCACCAAAACTGGGCAACTGACATGTGGGATCTTATCGATATTCTGCAACAAACACAAAACATTTCATGATGGAATTCAATAAACCAGTCTACgaaaaaatttgattttgttcaACGAGAATGCAAAAAGTACGAGGTTCGAACCTTATAAATGTCGAACCAGAATGTTTTCTTGACAGGGTACATCACTCGAAGGCCGGACAGTATCGGACTGTGAAGAACAACACCCCTCAAGTTAGGCAAACGAATGGCCAAATCCAGAGCAGGTCCGCTTCCAACTGACTGTCCGTACAAAATAACATCTTCCTCCTTTATGCCGTACTTCTCTTCAAGGCATTTGTATGCTGCCTCTATGTCTGCATATGTGTCCTGCTCACTTGGCTAATTTTACAAAGGCACATTATCGTCAATATGGTCTGAAATTAGATAAAAAAATATCTCGTGTAGCGGGATATATCTCATCTTCTCTCTTGTTTTCTCACTTGATAGCTCACAAACAagcgagaaagagagagaaagagagagagaggagatatATCGCGGGGATAAGGAAGCATTAATTTCTCATCCATGCATAACTTGGGAACATCAAATTTCTAAATGGTAACTGCTGTTTTTCCCAATCCAAAACAAATAAGTAAACAAACAGTTCTTCATAAAATAATCGGGATTTAGAACATGCCAAATCAGGTCATGTCAGTGACACGTGTTCAACAAACACTGGATTTGACACAATTGATTTAGTTCCAGAAATTTATATAGAAACTGGCTAGCTGGGCAGATTATACCTTTCCAGAAGATTGTCCATAGCCAGAATAATCGTAGCTGCAAAGATAgcacaaggaaaagaaaaaaaatcataactAATCTGGATCGATACCATTTAAACACGGAAATtattttcgtttgatttatttaatttaaatgttgaaaataaaTAACTGTGCACAAAAATCACTTCTCGAGAAACGTAAATTAAGTGGGAACGTATATTGGAATGAAAAGCATATGAAAAGTGATATGATATATACTGACCCCATGAGATTGACACCCAGATGAAGACTAAGCTCAGTGAAAATGTGGTACATCTGACCAATATCAGCAGCATTTCCATGGGAGTAAAGCAGAGTGAGTGAAGCACATGGATTTTTGACATACATAGCCACAATCTCATTCCCTTTTTTTGTGCTCAGCTTCACCACGTCAACATCGTCTCGAGGAAGAACATCGGAGATCCTCATTTTCCCGGTTGGTTCGTCGATGTACGTGTCATATGACGGAGGGTCCGGTGGGAAAAATGCGAACTTTGCAGCCATAGACGATGTTGCAGACCCCATTTCTTGATCCGTGGAAATTTTTGGGAGAGAATTGTAGTGCAGAGTAAAGTTTGgcttttgtttttgaagttgGTATTTTTTTGGTATGAGACTGTGTGATATATGAAATGCAAAATATGAGAATTTGAATCATGGGAATTTAAAGCATGAAGGTTTAAAAGGTTTGTGCTTTAATTctcttaaaaaagaaaaaaggttttCCATTTTGTTTTTAGAGATAAAATGCCTGAATTATGACTCGTTTTGAAGTGCTTTTTCAAAATGATCAAAaacagttttaaaaaaaaagtattttttaagttccaaaagcacttaaaattGTGCTTTGTAGGAtacacttcaagtgttttttcagaattcacttgcatttttactaaggattggttctacaaatattttcaccaaaaccaatttcaataatttaaaaaacacttccaaacgagtCATTAACGTCGGTATTCAGAGCCAAAGATTTGAAGGACACGACAAGATATGTAGAGCAAGGAATTCTTGTCGGATAATCATATGggacaacaaaaaagaaaatccaaggaataaaaggaaaaagaaagagcaAAAATTTTGCAAATCAATTGCCTAAAAATCAtacctttaatttattttcataaaaataaaatcaacaagGCCATTTTACAGCTACCAAATGGATTGTGATACGTTGGTTTCATTGAAATAAATGGAAAATAAATGAATTGTTGGAAAATATgttcaaaaataataataaaatctttgttcaaaaataaaataaaataaaaaatcatttgttATCTCTCTATTTTGTAAGTGAGAGAGGATCagttctaaagcaaatacatagtagtaaaccaaaataataatatacaAAAATAGTTCATAGAATTGCAGTtagattaaaaatttattttgaatgtTTGCTCTTAAAAAATCCACAGGAATCATGTTATGACTTGCCTTACGTTCCAACCCAGCGGGCTTTAAAATTGAGAGAGCCAAAATGCAAAAGTAAAATGAATGATGAATTTGTGGGGTAATTGATGAAAAAATAAGCAAAAGAAAATGAGTGGGTGGCTGGGTGGGGGATGGCTGAGGGAGCATCAAATGATTACATATTGGACTATATTTACTTTTGGCTTATTTTAACTGAAACTCTGTTTCGATCTTTATTTGTTGTCGAAAACTCAAATTTCGTCATTTTGTATTTCgaaattttattttgtcttcACTTTGTCATTTTGCGTCAAATTCGTCAATAAAACTGTTAAAATTGAGAGGTTGTATGATGAGGCCCGCTTAATTGCTAATATGGCTGCCATGGCAGAGTGAGATAAACTGAAGTTTTAGGAGGCGTAACTAAAAAGGTGGTGTTATTCATAAAAGGGCGGTGTTATCCATACATCAATTTTACCTCACACAAACTATTGTTAATCTATGTCTTtggttttctttaatttattctaTTTATCAgccaaaaattaagaaaagtaagTTAAATGTAAAAGGGAATGTGCGAAAAACACCGACCAACCGAAAATAAACCTATACTTTTACTAGAACTCACTTGAGTTACAACTTGTTGCAGACGAGAAAATCTAAGTAATTTTTACATTCACTTTTTCTCATCATGCAAACACCTTTTTGTTTTCTAGCATTTTGAAATTTCACACTagaaaaattataagaaaattaGAGATTAGAAATGAGGAGAAGAGTGCAGAGGAAAAAATAATTATGGAGTCACTACCCTTTTAAAGACTAAATCACCTTCATTGGAATGTCATATAATATTTCCAACGGAAggaattaaactatttaatattagaaaatatataaatgcaTGGATTCACATaaatagaaaaaccaaaaattgaTTCATGAATTCTAATGATACATGGTACCTaattatttcaaattcaaattgaattttacATTGTTTATGTagatatacaattcaaaattatttcctTAAACTCATTTGATCTAATATTGAATGATTCTTCAAGCAATGTAGACCTAGTTAACGTTGAAATCTCAATCTCCTTTCTGTTGCCTCGTACCATCTTAtgaagggtaatgctagggaaatcaatttaatttgcaaaccaaatgatgtgtcacgaaaaaaaaaagtttaagcaTGTTAATAACACTTAacaataattcaatcattaacaTCTAAATcatttggtttagaaatttgAACTCTCTACCATTACCCCTTGCAAAACAGCTACTATAAAATGTGGTGGCATGCAGCTCATGattgacaaatttttcattgtgacgtgaacacggatggtacatcacgtgtttttatgtaagtggtgggaaattttattttttaagttattaactttttaacacatatatctcaccatttatataatgacacgtaATGTACCACCTCGTATGCCAGTCagattgaaaattttctcctcACAATTGTGGTGGCTATACGCAAAATGGCATGCACCCACATAACATTTGCACAAATTCCGACCCAGGAAAAAAGTTACACATTTAGACGCGGTTTGATGAGTTGGGGTAAAGTAAAAAACAAATGAGAGTTACACTTTAGACGAGGGATACCCACTGAAAGATATCTCCACTGAAAAACTTTGTTGGATCGATAAAACCCCTTTAATAATATTCTAATTCCAAAATAATTAGTTCTAAACATAATTGCGAGCACTTAATTGTATATAGGAAAGAGAGTAGTGATTCAAAAATCTACTACATGCAACTCATATACATGGATGTTTCTTATTCTAATTTGATCCAATGCAGTGTTTTCGGTTTTTTCTGCTTATGCTACATTATTTGATGTGAATTCTTCTTTTTAGGAGGCTCAATATATATACAAAAGTACAAGTTCATTAGGCATACAAGGAATTACTCGAAATAAAGAAATCACAATCCTACAACTCAGGCCAGTAGTGCAATTTTTATCGTACAAGAGTTTGATGAGCGTCTTCGTTTTACCATacaaatttaaagtataaacgTACAATACACGAGAAATGAAATACCTTTCTCATTTTCAAACCTATttttctcaccaaccaaacacATAAAGATTTGGATTATAACtcataagagcatctccaaaggagatgccAAACAAAATATACACATTAgctataacagtaaaaaaaaaaaaagaccacaCTAATATTCTCCAACCGAAGTGTCAAATCCTATGTGGCGATGACATAGATTGGCATCAAAAGatgttgctgtcaaatttgacagcagcttcaaatgttttttattaattattaaatgtattttattaatttttaattagctTAATCAGTTATTATAATTAATGTTGAGTTGACCGATACAATTATcatacttttttcttcttttcaatcaAGGAAGGTAAACAGATTgctcattaaaatttaaatgtcctttattaaattttaattagtttaataatttattttataaaataataaaataataatttaatttgacatattggTTAAAGAACAAAACTTTAAATGATGTCAAAGTGCCACATAAAttgtcaaaatttaaattttatgtttaaaatttgacatttcctttaAAGCTGGTCTAACGTATTCATTGTTAGTTGTTTCTAGGTATTAGAAGCAGTAGCCTAACAAAAATCATATATTAATGTAGACATGGAAttgaggaattagggtttaggttttggCAACCTCGGAGTCGGCATGCAAAAATAAATTAGGCCAAGCTAGTTATTCATTGTTAGTTCTTCGATGTATGTGTATATGGCGGCAGACAGGCACAAAACACTTTAACGTCCGTAGCTTCCGTTCTACGTTATAGTCCTACATTTCTCCTCTAGaggttaaaaaatatatatacactacTAGTTAGGGTAATTTTCTGAAAATTCGAGAAACACACATCAAATTTTCTCTCAAAATGCTTTGAAATCTTCGTTCCCAGATCAAAATACACATGGGTTGACACGATGTTTTATGTAGTATTTGTAATATGTGTTCTTGGCCACACcttttcaaattaaaatatgCATAAAATATGTACGTTTTTGGAAACCCTAGTTAGGTCCCCTAGCTAGTTTGAATTGACTTAGagtacgtgtgtgtgtgtgtgtggggctGCCACCTATATATTTGACTAGGGGTTTTACACATTTGACTCTTTGAAATCCTGCAGATTTAACACATTCACCGACTCACTGAAGTGCTGATAAGATATCATTccattaattcttcttgcttAGACTGAGATTTCGGTCCTATGAAGTTTTCTTACCGCTTGGTGTTTGTGCTTGTTTCTGCTGCAAGCATATTGAATATCTCTGCGAATTCCCGTCATCAATTA is a window from the Malus domestica chromosome 16, GDT2T_hap1 genome containing:
- the LOC103402762 gene encoding uncharacterized protein, producing the protein MGSATSSMAAKFAFFPPDPPSYDTYIDEPTGKMRISDVLPRDDVDVVKLSTKKGNEIVAMYVKNPCASLTLLYSHGNAADIGQMYHIFTELSLHLGVNLMGYDYSGYGQSSGKPSEQDTYADIEAAYKCLEEKYGIKEEDVILYGQSVGSGPALDLAIRLPNLRGVVLHSPILSGLRVMYPVKKTFWFDIYKNIDKIPHVSCPVLVIHGTEDEVVDFSHGKQLWELCKEKYEPLWLKGGNHCNLELYPEYLRHLRKFISAIEKLPRLRNSTEQSADQSESPLKTEDNKDKARSSTDLRDKSRSSTGQRDKSRLSTDSKERSRTSTEKREKSRRSTDRSGKARSSIDQSERARNSFDRLGDMVRSVGLCNVDCLKQAALEA